The DNA sequence GGGAGTTAAATCTCCTTGGTGACAATGAAAACTTGTATGATCCTTCTAGTTATAATGAAGCAATGTCAAATGTTGACTCAAAGCAATGGCAAGAAGCCATGGAATCCGAGATTGACTCTATGTATACCAATCAAGTCTGGACTCTCGTTGACCCTCCACCTGGTATTAGACCAATTGGAAACAAATgggtcttcaagaaaaagatagGTTCAGATGGTAAAATAGAAACCTACAAAGCAAGGTTGGTGGCAAAGGGCTATAAGCAAAGAGAGGGCATTGACTATGAAGATACGTTCTCTCCTGTTGCCATGGTTAAATCTATTCGGATATTATTTGCTATAGCTGCTCACTATGATTATGAGATATGGCAAATGGACGTAAAGACTGCCTTTCTGAATGGCAACCTTGAGGAAGACCTTTATATGGATCAACCTGAAGGCTTTACGTCTAAAGATGACATTCATAAAGTGTGTAAGCTTCATAGGTCCATCTATGGActcaagcaagcttcaaggagttGGAACATCCGTTTTGATGATGCAGTCAAATCTTTTGGTTTCACACAAAACATGGATGAACCTTGTGTTTACAAGAAGGTCAGTGGGAGTGCTGTTGTGTTCCTTGTACTTTATGTAGATGACATCCTACTATTTGGGAATGATGTAGGAATGTTATCTTCAATTAAAGTTTGGTTGTCCAAGACCTTCCTTATGAAGGATCTTGGAGAAGCTGCCTATGTACTAGGAATAAAAATCTACAGAGATAGATCAAGGAGATTAATTGGATTATCTCAATCCTTGTACATAGACAAAGTGTTGAATAGATTTCACATGGAACAATCTAAGAAGGGTTTTCTGCCTGTCAGACATGGCATTCACCTTTCTAAGAAAATGTGCCCACAAACGATTGAGGAAGTGCAAAAGATGAGCAAGATCCCATATGCATCTGCAATAGGGAGTCTCATGTATGCGATGCTATGCACAAGACCTGATATCAGTTATGGCGTAAGCATAACTAGTCGATATCAGTCCAATCCAGGTTTAGAACACTGGAATGCTGTTAAGAATATCCTTAAGTACTTGAGAAGGACTAAAGATTTATTCCTCATTTATGGAGGTGGTGATTTGCAATCAGAGTTGCAAGTGGAAGCATACACAGACTCAGATTTTCAATCTGATGTGAATGATAGAAAATCCACATCAGGGTTTGTCTTCACCTTGAATGGAGGTGCAGTAAATTGGAGAAGCTGCAAACAAAGCGTTACTGCAGATTCCACTACTGAGGCAGAATACATTGCAGCATCAGAGGCTGCAAAGGAAGCAGTttggatgaaaaagttcatcactGAACTTGATGTTGTTCCTACCATTGAGTCACCGATTCCACTTTACTGTGACAACAATGGGGCAATTGCTCAAGCCAAGGAACCAAGGTCTCATCAAAAATCCAAACACATCGAAAGACGCTTCCATATCATAAGGGAGATTGTTAATCGTGGAGACATTAACATTCTCAAAGTAGCATCTGTTGATAACATATCGGATCCATTCACTAAGCCTTTATCACAAGCAAAGCTAGAAAAACATCTTGAGAAGATGGGTGTACGTTTCATGGCTGATTGGGTTTAGTACAAGTGG is a window from the Rosa chinensis cultivar Old Blush chromosome 2, RchiOBHm-V2, whole genome shotgun sequence genome containing:
- the LOC121051328 gene encoding secreted RxLR effector protein 161-like gives rise to the protein MSKIPYASAIGSLMYAMLCTRPDISYGVSITSRYQSNPGLEHWNAVKNILKYLRRTKDLFLIYGGGDLQSELQVEAYTDSDFQSDVNDRKSTSGFVFTLNGGAVNWRSCKQSVTADSTTEAEYIAASEAAKEAVWMKKFITELDVVPTIESPIPLYCDNNGAIAQAKEPRSHQKSKHIERRFHIIREIVNRGDINILKVASVDNISDPFTKPLSQAKLEKHLEKMGVRFMADWV